A genomic region of Oryza glaberrima chromosome 1, OglaRS2, whole genome shotgun sequence contains the following coding sequences:
- the LOC127759932 gene encoding transcriptional corepressor LEUNIG-like: protein MAQQQQQSAWEAEKMLDVYIHDYLLKRNLQSTAKAFQAEGSVSSDPVAIDAPGGFLLEWWSVFWDIFIARTNEKHSDVAASYIETQSIKAREQQPSQLQQQEAHSQQSSQQIQMQQLLLQRHAQQQQQQQSQQQPQQQRRQQKQQQRSESSHLPTSAHNGLVSADPPTRQSTSAASSLSAKMYEERVKNSVQRDTLDEAPAKQRFTENIGQLLESNSSSMLKSVAITAQASGQIFHGSTGGVSGTLQQVQARNQQLQASTQEIKVDTNAAVHMRAAGADGSLIGVPGANPAGNNLTLKGWPLTGLDQLRSGFLQHKSFMQSPQPLHHLQFLTPQQQQLLLQAQQNMTSSPGEMDSRRLRMLLSSRNIVPGRDGQSNAYTEVIPSVGPSLQNMCSPVQRMETDMLMKKIAAIQQHQQSSNQQQLLQHSLLSQQPPISNHLPGQQEKMGAGSVTIDGSLSNSFRGSEQVSKNQNGRKRKQPITSSGPANSSGTGNTAVPSSEPSTPSSQSPGDTISMPSLHHNASLSKALVVYGTSTAGTMGSPSNQLADMDRFVEDGCLEDHVDSFLSHDDADRRDGSRMESTKGFIFREVSSVQASTNKVVCCHFSSDGKLLATGGHDKKVVLWHAETLKQKSVLEEHSLLITDVRFSPSIPRLATSSFDKTVRVWDADNQGYSIRTFTGHSASVMSLDFHPNKDDLICSCDGDNEIRFWSINNGNIVRIFKGGSSQLRFQPRHGGYLAVASENAVSILDVETQACLRRFEGHTKHVDSVCWDPSGEYVVSVSEDTVKVWSVNAGSDDRCVQELSCTGSKFHSCAFHPSYSSMLIIGCYQSLELWDMSENRTMTLAAHDSLITALASSSSGLVASTSHDKFVKLWK, encoded by the exons atggcgcagcagcagcagcagagtgCGTGGGAAGCGGAGAAGAT GTTGGACGTGTACATCCATGATTATCTTTTGAAGAGGAACCTGCAGAGCACTGCCAAGGCATTCCAAGCAGAAGGCAGCGTGTCTTCCGATCCTGTTG caATTGATGCCCCAGGGGGTTTCCTCTTGGAGTGGTGGTCTGTCTTCTGGGACATCTTCATTGCAAGGACGAACGAGAAGCACTCTGATGTTGCTGCTTCGTACATTGAG ACACAGTCAATTAAAGCTCGAGAGCAGCAGCCATcacagctgcagcagcaagaGGCTCATTCCCAGCAGTCATCACAGCAGATCCAAATGCAACAACTCCTACTACAGAGGCatgcacagcagcagcagcagcagcagagtcAGCAACAACCACAGCAACAACGCCGCCAGCAGAAGCAACAACAGCGTAGTGAAAGCAGTCATTTGCCGACAAGTGCACATAATGGTTTGGTTTCTGCTGATCCTCCAACACGACAAAGCACTTCAGCTGCAAGTTCTTTGTCTGCAAAGATGTACGAGGAGAGGGTGAAGAATTCTGTTCAAAGGGACACCTTAGATGAAGCACCTGCAAAG CAAAGGTTTACAGAAAATATTGGACAACTGCTGGAATCAAACTCATCATCTATGCTGAAGTCCGTTGCAATAACAGCTCAGGCTTCAGG GCAAATTTTCCATGGATCAACTGGTGGCGTGTCAGGTACTTTGCAACAGGTTCAGGCCCGGAACCAACAACTCCAGGCATCAACACAG GAAATAAAGGTAGACACAAATGCTGCTGTACACATGAGAGCTGCAGGGGCAGATGGATCATTAATTGGAGTACCAG GCGCTAACCCAGCAGGGAACAATTTGACGTTGAAAGGGTGGCCTCTTACT GGCTTAGACCAGCTTAGATCTGGGTTTCTCCAACATAAATCTTTTATGCAGTCTCCCCAACCATTGCACCATCTACAATTTCTCACTCCACAACAACAGCAGCTTCTGCTTCAAGCACAACAAAATATGACATCTTCACCTGGAGAGATGGACAGCAGAAGGCTTCGGATGCTTTTGAGTAGCCGAAACATTGTCCCTGGGAGGGATGGTCAATCAAATGCCTACACGGAAGTTATTCCTAGTGTTGGCCCTTCATTGCAAAATATGTGCTCACCTGTGCAGCGCATGGAGACAGATATGCTGATGAAG AAGATAGCAGCTATACAGCAGCACCAGCAAAGCAGCAATCAGCAACAGCTCCTTCAGCATTCTTTACTTAGCCAGCAACCACCAATCTCTAATCACCTTCCAGGCCAGCAGGAAAAAATGGGAGCTGGAAGTGTTACTATTGATGGAAGCCTGTCTAATTCATTCCGTGGAAGTGAACAG GTTTCCAAGAATCAAAATGGGCGAAAACGCAAACAGCCAATCACATCGTCTGGTCCAGCCAATAGTTCTGGCACTGGAAACACCGCGGTCCCCTCCTCAGAACCCTCAACTCCTTCATCGCAAAGCCCAGGAGACACAATTTCAATGCCCTCGCTGCACCACAATGCTAGCTTATCAAAGGCTTTAGTTGTTTACGGTACCAGTACAGCAGGGACAATGGGATCACCATCAAATCAACTT GCTGACATGGATCGTTTTGTGGAGGATGGCTGCTTGGAAGATCATGTGGATTCGTTCCTGTCGCATGATGATGCAGATCGAAGAGATGGCAGTCGTATGGAATCTACTAAAG GATTCATCTTCCGAGAGGTCTCTTCTGTACAAGCAAGCACGAACAAGGTTGTATGCTGCCACTTCTCATCAGATGGAAAGCTACTTGCTACTGGGGGTCATGATAAGAAG GTGGTATTGTGGCATGCTGAAACTTTAAAACAGAAGTCAGTATTGGAGGAACATTCTCTTTTGATAACTGATGTACGATTCAGTCCAAGCATTCCACGCCTTGCTACCTCCTCATTTGATAAAACTGTCAGGGTCTGGGATGCTGACAAT CAAGGCTATTCAATTCGAACGTTCACTGGGCACTCAGCATCTGTTATGTCACTGGATTTCCACCCAAACAAGGATGACCTCATTTGTTCTTGTGATGGGGATAATGAAATTCGATTCTGGAGTATCAACAATGGGAACATCGTCCGGATATTTAAG GGAGGATCAAGCCAGCTGAGATTTCAACCACGTCATGGGGGATATCTTGCAGTAGCTTCGGAGAATGCTGTCTCTATACTTGATGTGGAGACTCAAGCTTGCCTTAGGAGATTTGAG GGCCACACAAAGCATGTCGATTCAGTATGCTGGGATCCCAGTGGCGAATATGTTGTATCTGTCAGTGAAGACACGGTGAAGGTGTGGTCTGTGAATGCTGGGAGCGATGATCGCTGCGTGCAAGAGCTTAGCTGTACCGGGAGCAAGTTTCACTCGTGTGCTTTCCACCCTTCATATTCATCTATGCTTATCATTGGTTGTTACCAG TCTCTTGAGCTGTGGGACATGTCGGAGAACAGAACGATGACGCTCGCAGCTCATGACAGCCTCATCACAGCCCTGGCGTCGTCAAGCTCCGGTTTGGTCGCTTCCACGAGCCACGACAAGTTCGTCAAGCTGTGGAAATGA